AAACAATTTAGATAATATTGATTTAACTATGAAATATTCTGATAAAATACAAGATTATGAAGATAAAATTTCTAGTTGTCTTATAGGTAGAAGAAAATTTAGTTCTTATATTTAATTTTTTATTTTTTATAAAAAAAAAGCGAAAGTTTTATTAATAAAACTTTCGCTTTTTTTTTATAAAAAAATTATGTTTATTTATCTTTTTATATAAGTTTTAAAAGACCTTGTTATTTTGCATTTATATAATAAGAAGCATTTATTAAAAATAATAACATGCATTTATATGTTTTTTTCAATAAAAAGTTCTTTGAAAGATAAAAAAAATACTTTAAATAAAAAATATATAAGATTTATTTTAAAAAAAGGGAGGGAGTAAACAAGAAAATAAGGAAAATAAGGAAAATAAGGAAAATAAGAAATAAGGTAGTCTACGTAAAAAACGTATTAATTTTATAAATTTTATTATAACTAATTATCAGGATATGTATTTGTAGCTATTTTTCGCAAATAATAATAGCTTATATTAACTTGTTTCTTTAAACCGTTAGGTCCTAATTTTGTTAATTCACTCACAGTATACTTAGCGACTAAAGCACGAAGAATTGTTTGTCTAGCTTCTTTTTCATCTAAATTTATTAATTTTTGAGCATTTCTTTTTTTCTTATAAAAAGCATGTCTAGAAATTCTATATTTAAAGATATTTTTAATCTGAGTATCTTTAGAACGTCTTTTAGCATCATTCATTGTAATAGGTTTTAAACCCTTGCTGATTAGATTAGTATTTATCCAACCTAATTGTTGTTTTTTAGCATTTATTAGTTTTTGTTCAGAAACACCAAATAACATGAAAAATAATGGCGTAAGTGTAATCATTTTAGGCATATAATTACCTAATACTCGATCCCAAGTTTTTTTACAAGTAACAAAACCCATAGGTTCCATAAAATTTGTAATTAATCTAGAGGCTCGTGTGATAGATTTATTTCCAGCTTTAGATACTGTAGATAAACCGCATTCATCAGATAATTGTTCAACAGATGCTTGAACTAATTCAGAAGAAATATTAAAATGATAAATCATAGCTGAGACCATAGCTCTCATGGCACATGCCCGATGTTCGTTTAACTGTCTAAATCTTTTTAAAGGTAATCCAATTTTAATATTTTTAGCTTGTAAAATATAATTTAATTCACATCGTGCAACATCTATTTCTGATGCTTTTTTCATTGCATAACAAATAAAAGAAGGTCGACGTTTATTATTTTTAGGTGGTATAAAAATCGGATTCGGATTATTTATATAACATTTTCTTGATTGCATAACGTAGTATTTTAAATTAGTAGAAGAAAGTTATTTTTTATATTGATAAATGTAAAAAAGATAGTTTTATTTATGACCTAAATTTTTTATATATAAGAATATGTACTTTACTTTTATTTTTTTTTATGAATAAATATAATTTATAAAAGATACGGATATTCTTATCATAAATTTTAATTATTTTCAATATAACTTATTAAAATTTTTTAGAATATTTTTAACATTAATATATAAAAAAATAAACTTTATAATTTTTATTTAAAATATAGTAACATTAGGAATAATAAAAATGGAAAAAATTATTGAAAAAACTATATATGCTTCTCGTTGGTTAATGTTTCCTGTGTATGTAGGTCTATCATTTGGATTTATATTATTAACACTAAAATTTTTTCAACAAATTATATTTGTTATTCCAGATATTTTAGCTATGTCAGAATCTGGATTAGTATTAATTGTCTTATCATTAATCGATATTGCTTTAGTGGGTGGACTATTAGTAATGGTAATGTTTTCTGGTTATGAAAATTTTATTTCTAAAATGGACATGGAAGACAATCAAAAAAGATTAGGATGGATGGGTACTATGGATGTAAATTCAATTAAAAATAAAGTTGCATCATCAATAGTTGCTATATCCTCTGTACATCTTTTACGTCTTTTTATGGAAGCTGAAAAAATATTAGATAATAAAATTATGTTATGTGTTATAATTCATTTAACATTTGTATTATCTGCTTTCGGTATGGCGTATATTGATAAAATGAGTAAAAAAAAATATCTTCCACATTAATTTTTTATTAAAATCAATAATAAGTTA
This genomic window from Buchnera aphidicola (Brachycaudus cardui) contains:
- the repA gene encoding plasmid replication initiator RepA — encoded protein: MQSRKCYINNPNPIFIPPKNNKRRPSFICYAMKKASEIDVARCELNYILQAKNIKIGLPLKRFRQLNEHRACAMRAMVSAMIYHFNISSELVQASVEQLSDECGLSTVSKAGNKSITRASRLITNFMEPMGFVTCKKTWDRVLGNYMPKMITLTPLFFMLFGVSEQKLINAKKQQLGWINTNLISKGLKPITMNDAKRRSKDTQIKNIFKYRISRHAFYKKKRNAQKLINLDEKEARQTILRALVAKYTVSELTKLGPNGLKKQVNISYYYLRKIATNTYPDN
- a CDS encoding TIGR00645 family protein, with the translated sequence MEKIIEKTIYASRWLMFPVYVGLSFGFILLTLKFFQQIIFVIPDILAMSESGLVLIVLSLIDIALVGGLLVMVMFSGYENFISKMDMEDNQKRLGWMGTMDVNSIKNKVASSIVAISSVHLLRLFMEAEKILDNKIMLCVIIHLTFVLSAFGMAYIDKMSKKKYLPH